Proteins from a genomic interval of Yarrowia lipolytica chromosome 1E, complete sequence:
- a CDS encoding uncharacterized protein (Compare to YALI0E23947g, similar to uniprot|P07703 Saccharomyces cerevisiae YPR110c RPC40 DNA-directed RNA polymerase I and III 40 kDa polypeptide, similar to Saccharomyces cerevisiae RPC40 (YPR110C); ancestral locus Anc_3.428), with protein sequence MTSLANRNIVGIESDRVTNVTSTDFPGHWPGADDAWDLDKFDKNLQVKIHSLTDNYSNFDLIGIDTSLANAFRRIMIADIPTIAVEEVFIHANTSIIQDEVLAHRLGLVPLVINPERINALPRGLDASEIEDYYDDSNTFVLRLNVTCERLADGTMKNAHIYARDITFDPMGNQCQWVKDEGLENVFKVANPDILIAKLRPNQSINLTMFCHLGFGHDHAKFSPVATASYRLMPTITITGDITGDEAKKFQKCFPKGVIELEGGKPVVADARKDTVSREVLRHEEFNGKVKLGRRRDHFIFNVESSGALEPDEIFLKSVMELQAKAQTLKAAVSGYMQQ encoded by the coding sequence ATGACCAGCCTTGCTAACCGCAACATTGTCGGCATCGAGTCCGATCGAGTGACAAACGTGACTTCCACGGACTTCCCTGGCCACTGGCCTGGGGCCGACGACGCCTGGGACCTCGACAAGTTCGACAAGAACCTGCAGGTGAAGATCCATTCCCTGACCGACAATTACAGCAACTTTGACCTGATTGGCATCGACACGTCGCTGGCCAACGCCTTTCGACGAATCATGATCGCAGATATCCCCACCATTGCCGTCGAAGAGGTTTTCATCCACGCAAACACCTCCATTATCCAGGACGAGGTGCTGGCCCACCGGCTGGGTCTGGTGCCTCTGGTGATCAACCCCGAGCGAATCAACGCCCTGCCTCGAGGTCTGGACGCTTCCGAGATCGAGGACTACTACGACGACTCCAACACCTTTGTGCTGCGGCTCAATGTCACCTGTGAGCGACTGGCCGACGGCACCATGAAGAACGCCCACATCTACGCACGAGACATCACCTTTGATCCCATGGGCAACCAGTGCCAGTGggtcaaggacgagggGCTGGAGAACGTGTTCAAGGTCGCCAACCCCGACATTCTGATCGCCAAGCTGCGACCCAACCAGAGCATCAACCTGACCATGTTCTGCCATCTGGGTTTCGGACATGACCACGCAAAGTTTTCTCCCGTGGCCACCGCCTCCTACAGACTCATGcccaccatcaccatcaccggTGACATTACCGGtgacgaggccaagaagttCCAAAAGTGTTTCCCCAAGGGCGTCATTGAGCTGGAGGGAGGCAAGCCCGTGGTGGCCGACGCCAGAAAGGACACAGTGTCGCGAGAAGTGCTGAGACACGAGGAGTTCAACGGCAAGGTCAAGCTCggccgacgacgagacCATTTCATTTTCAACGTCGAGTCTTCCGGAGCTCTGGAGCCCGACGAGATCTTTCTCAAGAGCGTCATGGAGCTGCAGGCCAAGGCCCAGACGTTGAAGGCTGCTGTGAGTGGATACATGCAGCAGTAA
- a CDS encoding uncharacterized protein (Compare to YALI0E23925g, weakly similar to DEHA0F18623g Debaryomyces hansenii) has product MHPYYPPHDGYNYDEAPRLPLPRLHKHDDHMHTVMNTDRPSLKRSADQLDHTSQTATDTPRYYKAHSSIALVTDVNRDAEGNPIGPPPTPTANGSQTPPLVLPLTLSLPPLAAAVPPNMQVMRSANSDRPKKKSKYSSEQDKIILSMKKAGKGWHEIGEAAHCDNALAARNRYQVLMGQQGSGSVYWDPEDNMGLKALLDDGERAKWEFVAAELSKIRRKNITSPVVRAKVRDMLFKNSILFKVVFENRDGHFGDTCIQPSGPTATSTATVNSSLSSLSTSMPAPYAQPYYPEYYYDEQQVQQSIQSVQNVQQTVQQTVQQNVYGQTTQVQQTQGQSTQPLDDYSQYHKAYAFRR; this is encoded by the coding sequence ATGCACCCATACTACCCTCCCCATGACGGGTACAACTACGACGAGGCTCCCCGACTGCCGCTACCGCGACTTCACAAACACGACGACCACATGCACACCGTCATGAACACAGACAGGCCCTCTCTCAAACGCTCGGCAGACCAGCTGGACCACACCTCCCAGACAGCCACAGATACCCCCCGCTACTACAAGGCGCATTCGTCGATAGCGCTGGTGACGGACGTTAATCGAGATGCCGAAGGCAATCCCATTGGCCCACCACCCACGCCGACAGCCAATGGCTCCCAAACTCCGCCCCTAGTGCTCCCTCTCACCTTATCGCTACCCCCTCTGGCGGCCGCTGTGCCCCCCAACATGCAGGTGATGCGGTCGGCCAACTCGGACCGTCCCAAAAAGAAGTCCAAGTACTCGTCCGAGCAGGACAAAATCATTCTGAGCATGAAAAAGGCCGGCAAGGGATGGCACGAAATTGGCGAGGCTGCACACTGCGACAACGCGCTGGCCGCCCGAAACAGATACCAGGTGCTCATGGGCCAACAAGGCTCCGGATCGGTCTACTGGGACCCCGAGGACAACATGGGTCTCAAGGCGCTGCTGGACGACGGCGAGCGGGCCAAGTGGGAGTTTGTGGCGGCCGAACTCAGCAAGATCCGCCGCAAAAACATCACCTCACCGGTCGTGCGGGCCAAGGTCAGAGACATGCTGTTCAAAAACAGCATTCTGTTCAAGGTGGTGTTTGAAAACCGCGACGGCCACTTTGGCGACACTTGCATCCAGCCGAGCGGCCCTACAGCCACGTCGACAGCCACGGTCAACTCGTCGCTGTCATCCCTGTCTACCTCCATGCCTGCTCCTTACGCTCAGCCCTACTACCCTGAGTACTACTACGACGAGCAGCAGGTACAGCAGAGCATCCAGAGCGTGCAGAATGTGCAGCAGACGGTCCAGCAAACTGTGCAGCAGAATGTGTATGGACAGACCACACAGGTACAGCAGACACAGGGCCAGAGCACCCAGCCTTTGGATGATTACTCACAGTATCACAAGGCGTATGCTTTCAGGCGATGA